The DNA region ACAACATTGACGAGCTTGAGGCGGTGCTCGAAAGCGCGCTTTCCAATCTCCCGCCCCAGCAAGTCGCAGAAGAGTTTTTGCCCTCGCATATCCGCTTCGCCAAATTGCGCAGCATCCCGCCCGACGGGATCGAATTGCCCAGTCTGGTGGATGATTTCGAGCGTTCGCTGATCGTCACGGCGTTGCAACAAAGCGGCAACAGCCAGACCAAGGCGTCAAAGCTGCTCGGCTTGCGCGTGCAAACGCTGAACATGAAATTGAAACGCTTCGCCGAGCAAGGGAGGCCGCTGCTTTAACCCAACAAGTTTCCCCCACAACCCAACCGCCGCCCGCGCCGACGGCGCCGCAAAGTAACAGCAGGAGATCACGGTCAGGCAAGCTGGTTTTGTTTGCCATTTGCGGCGTCGTCGGGGTGGGCGGCGGTTTTGTTTTGAGCGTCGGCGATGAGAAAGCTGGCGCAGGCCGCAAAGTAGGTGTCATCGAAACAGGTGTAATCGCACAGCAACTCTTCGCCCTCCTGAATATCGCGGGCGGCGACATCCCGGCGCGGCGTCGCGCTGATGTTCGGCGCGTCCGCACTGTGGTTGATGAAACGCAGGTCATCGAAGCAGAGCACGTAGCGGCCCAGCTCTTTGTCGAAATACGCATACTTCCGAAATTGCGCGCGCGCCGGGGGCGACATGCGGGCGATGTCCGCTTCGTCGTAGGCGGTATCGAAAGCCGGGTCGTATTCCCACGTGACGGTGCCTTGCG from Acidobacteriota bacterium includes:
- a CDS encoding SET domain-containing protein; the encoded protein is MLLVKTRIGPSRVHGIGIFAAEFIPQGTVTWEYDPAFDTAYDEADIARMSPPARAQFRKYAYFDKELGRYVLCFDDLRFINHSADAPNISATPRRDVAARDIQEGEELLCDYTCFDDTYFAACASFLIADAQNKTAAHPDDAANGKQNQLA